From the Musa acuminata AAA Group cultivar baxijiao chromosome BXJ3-7, Cavendish_Baxijiao_AAA, whole genome shotgun sequence genome, one window contains:
- the LOC103992674 gene encoding uncharacterized protein LOC103992674 isoform X1, whose protein sequence is MTLETEHGCDNQVRASIVEEPEGEMVGHFMVCVDGIIASAACFEPVNPGGSPQADGGAVEEGCSVSRTAIAGHKKKGGEMIECRICQEEGDECDMETPCACNGTLKFAHRKCIQKWCNKKGNITCEICNQVFAPNYSVPPSRPSPDVIAIDIRQSWGSRFDLRDSHFLAITAAEQELLNAEYEDYAAASASGIACCRTVALILMLLLLVRQIFNSSREVGLMQDISALFNVRTFFYLLKYQCYVIELTANVSLNMKNHIAHFLFSPQLE, encoded by the exons ATGACCTTGGAAACTGAGCATGGGTGTGACAATCAAGTCAG AGCAAGCATTGTAGAAGAACCTGAAGGAGAGATGGTAGGGCATTTCATGGTCTGCGTCGACGGGATCATCGCCTCGGCGGCGTGCTTCGAACCCGTGAATCCCGGCGGTTCTCCTCAGGCGGACGGCGGGGCGGTGGAGGAGGGCTGCTCGGTAAGCAGGACGGCCATCGCCGGTCACAAGAAGAAGGGAGGTGAGATGATCGAGTGCAGAATATGCCAGGAGGAAGGGGACGAGTGCGACATGGAAACCCCTTGCGCTTGTAATGGAACCCTCAAG TTTGCCCACAGGAAATGTATTCAGAAATGGTGCAATAAGAAAGGGAATATCACTTGTGAAATCTGCAACCAG GTTTTTGCCCCAAATTATTCTGTTCCCCCAAGCAGACCCAGTCCCGATGTAATTGCTATTGACATCAG GCAAAGTTGGGGTTCACGGTTTGATCTTCGTGATTCCCATTTTCTCGCCATAACTGCTGCAGAGCAGGAGTTACTAAATGCAGAATATGAGGATTATGCAGCTGCAAGTGCCAGTGGAATTGCCTGTTGCCGCACTGTTGCTTTAATT TTGATGCTTTTGTTGCTTGTTCGACAAATTTTTAATTCGTCGAGGGAAGTTGGACTGATGCAGGACATATCGGCATTGTTCAATGTAAGAACTTTTTTCTATCTTTTGAAATATCAATGTTATGTTATAGAACTTACTGCCAACGTGTCTCTTAACATGAAGAATCACATTGCTCACTTCCTTTTTTCCCCCCAACTAGAATAA
- the LOC135642034 gene encoding uncharacterized protein LOC135642034, producing MLRSEPSGRQMIPHSAALRCLLVLSLAGAILGLGERLGAKECEDLGFTGLALCSDCNTLGEYVKDKELVSDCRKCCSEDSDDSLSKVTFSGAILEVCMRKLMFYPEVAAFIEEEKDEFSYVKFKYAYASPPKLIMLDSEGNEKETIRIDNWKREHIQQFLKEKVKPGVSVS from the exons ATGCTCAGGAGCGAGCCGAGCGGGCGACAGATGATTCCGCACTCCGCAGCCCTGCGTTGTCTCCTCGTCCTTTCGCTCGCCGGCGCCATCCTTGGACTTGGAGAGCGCCTCGGGGCCAAGGAGTGCGAGGACTTGGGGTTCACGGGCCTCGCCCTCTGCTCCGATTGTAACACCCTCGGCGAGTACGTTAAGGATAAAG AATTGGTATCAGATTGTCGTAAATGTTGCTCAGAGGATTCCGACGATTCCTTAAGTAAG GTTACGTTCTCGGGTGCAATTTTAGAGGTATGCATGAGGAAGTTGATGTTCTATCCTGAAGTTGCAGCATTtatagaagaagagaaagatgaATTCTCATATGTCAAATTCAAATATGCTTATGCATCCCCACCGAAACTTATCATGCTGGACAGTGAGGGTAATGAAAAGGAAACCATAAG AATCGACAACTGGAAACGTGAACACATTCAGcaatttttaaaagaaaaagtGAAGCCTGGCGTATCTGTAAGCTGA
- the LOC135585276 gene encoding putative metallophosphoesterase At3g03305 isoform X1: MDVAKWWFLHLLAMVFVAILVLPVSRSSPESEAEGRTRKPGGNVIEVEGEPKSVVWVVQLSDLHFSVHHPERAYDLRRYVGPALAMINPSLVLITGDLTDGKSKDLLTMKQDEVEWIEYQNVLDNVIQRSGLNKEIFYDLRGNHDSFGVPKAGGAYDYYQKYSINARLRRDGNVQSITLQNGGWKHLFVGFDGTMETGLRGPTNLFGHPTNQLLANIDLELSQWDAESTITKIAFGHFPLSFSALTDDGQGLKDVFLKHSLSAYLCGHLHTKFGKNLKRHHQSNHPTKYYQFNIHQGFPTNMDEQSCSSTNSSKEFWEWEMGDWRWSRAMRILAIDSGQVSYVDLDFRLGSKETIILPTFPLDSRFMQRISSVHDFKCQPKRGSSYELIRTLIFSRTEIVLVSVKVYDTRPETPTVVLDSSMRKIEGNGSRGDLYVAPWNWRAFEDPSPSRYRLQIEAIDIFGKTSYSDLRPFSINGLTAQVSWTWREFFVMGCQWASIYWPAFWSALLFLTSLLLVPQVLLLCWKKNYSYEYVRPNFAGRSLREHLVDGAFLALMELPRMTVVWFGILMYLLYLLFFPWFFGHVFTERGIVAYMTYQGWFVPNFNKNTMLQYLGVPDVMVVVLPHLCFVVLPTILVIGAMAAERTTYRKYHLLLSGKKEDDSLEHNHGQTKNASSCDSNCIWRRRWFRKFLFLVTAVILWKHWKNCRALVRAYDMNPFLNSPIYCFMIPVLLMYAVYKTWSP; this comes from the exons ATGGACGTGGCTAAATGGTGGTTCCTCCACCTCCTCGCCATGGTTTTCGTAGCAATATTGGTTCTTCCGGTCTCTCGATCCtcccccgagtccgaggccgagGGCCGGACGAGGAAGCCCGGGGGGAACGTGATCGAGGTGGAAGGGGAGCCCAAATCGGTGGTGTGGGTGGTGCAGCTCTCCGACCTCCACTTCAGCGTCCACCATCCGGAGAGGGCCTACGACCTCCGGCGCTACGTCGGCCCCGCCCTTGCTATGATTAATCCGTCCCTCGTCCTCATCACCGGCGACCTCACCG ATGGAAAAAGCAAAGATTTATTAACCATGAAACAAGATGAGGTAGAATGGATAGAGTACCAGAATGTTCTTGACAATGTCATTCAAAGAAGTGGACTTAACAAGGAAATCTTTTATGACCTCAGAGGGAATCATGATTCCTTTGGGGTACCAAAGGCTGGTGGTGCTTATGACTACTATCAAAAGTACAGTATAAATGCAAGATTAAGACGTGATGGCAACGTCCAAAGCATCACATTGCAG AATGGTGGATGGAAGCATCTTTTTGTTGGCTTTGATGGTACAATGGAAACTGGTCTTCGTGGCCCAACAAACTTGTTTGGGCATCCAACAAACCAATTACTTGCAAACATAGACTTGGAGCTTTCACAATGGGATGCTGAATCAACAATAACAAAAATTGCCTTTGGGCACTTCCCTTTGTCTTTTTCAGCATTAACAGATGATGGACAAGGACTTAAAGATGTGTTCCTTAAGCACTCCTTGTCGGCTTATCTCTGTGGGCATCTTCATACAAAGTTTGGCAAGAACTTAAAACGACATCATCAATCAAATCATCCAACAAAGTATTATCAGTTCAACATTCATCAAGGATTTCCTACTAACATGGATGAACAGAGTTGTTCAAGTACTAATTCCAGCAAAGAATTTTGGGAATGGGAGATGGGCGACTGGAGATGGAGTAGAGCTATGAGAATATTGGCTATTGATTCTGGTCAAGTatcatatgttgatttagatttcAGATTAGGGTCCAAGGAGACTATTATATTACCTACTTTTCCTTTGGACTCAAGGTTCATGCAAAGAATTTCATCTGTCCATGATTTCAAATGTCAGCCGAAGAGAGGCTCATCTTACGAGCTGATAAGAACCCTGATATTTTCAAGAACTGAGATTGTGTTAGTTTCAGTGAAGGTATATGATACACGGCCTGAAACTCCTACTGTGGTACTAGATTCTTCCATGAGAAAGATTGAAGGGAATGGATCTAGAGGAGACCTGTATGTTGCTCCATGGAACTGGAGAGCATTTGAAGACCCATCTCCTAGCCGCTATCGGCTGCAAATAGAAGCAATAGACATTTTTGGCAAAACTAGTTACAGTGACTTAAGGCCATTCTCTATTAATGGCCTCACTGCACAAGTTAGTTGGACATGGAGAGAGTTTTTCGTAATGGGTTGCCAGTGGGCCTCCATTTACTGGCCTGCTTTTTGGTCTGCCCTCTTGTTTCTGACCTCATTACTTCTTGTTCCACAAGTTTTACTTCTGTGCTGGAAGAAGAATTACTCATATGAGTATGTCAGACCTAATTTTGCTGGAAGGAGTCTGAGGGAACATTTAGTTGATGGCGCATTTTTGGCTTTGATGGAACTCCCTAGGATGACTGTAGTATGGTTTGGGATCCTTATGTATTTGCTTTACTTGTTATTCTTCCCTTGGTTCTTTGGACATGTTTTCACTGAAAGAGGCATTGTGGCTTATATGACTTATCAAGGATGGTTTGTCCCAAATTTTAACAAAAACACTATGCTCCAGTATCTAGGGGTACCTGATGTCATGGTCGTGGTATTACCTCATCTTTGCTTTGTTGTTTTACCAACTATTTTAGTTATTGGAGCAATGGCTGCAGAACGAACAACATATCgaaagtaccatctcttgctctcagGGAAAAAGGAGGATGATTCTTTGGAACATAACCATGGGCAGACAAAGAATGCCAGTTCTTGTGATTCAAATTGCATATGGCGTCGACGCTGGTTTAGaaagtttctttttcttgttaCTGCAGTCATTTTGTGGAAGCACTGGAAG AATTGCAGAGCTTTGGTCAGGGCGTATGACATGAACCCGTTTCTTAATTCCCCTATTTATTGCTTCATGATTCCAGTGCTGTTGATGTATGCCGTGTACAAGACTTGGTCGCCTTGA
- the LOC135585276 gene encoding putative metallophosphoesterase At3g03305 isoform X2 gives MDVAKWWFLHLLAMVFVAILVLPVSRSSPESEAEGRTRKPGGNVIEVEGEPKSVVWVVQLSDLHFSVHHPERAYDLRRYVGPALAMINPSLVLITGDLTDGKSKDLLTMKQDEVEWIEYQNVLDNVIQRSGLNKEIFYDLRGNHDSFGVPKAGGAYDYYQKYSINARLRRDGNVQSITLQNGGWKHLFVGFDGTMETGLRGPTNLFGHPTNQLLANIDLELSQWDAESTITKIAFGHFPLSFSALTDDGQGLKDVFLKHSLSAYLCGHLHTKFGKNLKRHHQSNHPTKYYQFNIHQGFPTNMDEQSCSSTNSSKEFWEWEMGDWRWSRAMRILAIDSGQVSYVDLDFRLGSKETIILPTFPLDSRFMQRISSVHDFKCQPKRGSSYELIRTLIFSRTEIVLVSVKVYDTRPETPTVVLDSSMRKIEGNGSRGDLYVAPWNWRAFEDPSPSRYRLQIEAIDIFGKTSYSDLRPFSINGLTAQVSWTWREFFVMGCQWASIYWPAFWSALLFLTSLLLVPQVLLLCWKKNYSYEYVRPNFAGRSLREHLVDGAFLALMELPRMTVVWFGILMYLLYLLFFPWFFGHVFTERGIVAYMTYQGWFVPNFNKNTMLQYLGVPDVMVVGKRRMILWNITMGRQRMPVLVIQIAYGVDAGLESFFFLLLQSFCGSTGRIAELWSGRMT, from the exons ATGGACGTGGCTAAATGGTGGTTCCTCCACCTCCTCGCCATGGTTTTCGTAGCAATATTGGTTCTTCCGGTCTCTCGATCCtcccccgagtccgaggccgagGGCCGGACGAGGAAGCCCGGGGGGAACGTGATCGAGGTGGAAGGGGAGCCCAAATCGGTGGTGTGGGTGGTGCAGCTCTCCGACCTCCACTTCAGCGTCCACCATCCGGAGAGGGCCTACGACCTCCGGCGCTACGTCGGCCCCGCCCTTGCTATGATTAATCCGTCCCTCGTCCTCATCACCGGCGACCTCACCG ATGGAAAAAGCAAAGATTTATTAACCATGAAACAAGATGAGGTAGAATGGATAGAGTACCAGAATGTTCTTGACAATGTCATTCAAAGAAGTGGACTTAACAAGGAAATCTTTTATGACCTCAGAGGGAATCATGATTCCTTTGGGGTACCAAAGGCTGGTGGTGCTTATGACTACTATCAAAAGTACAGTATAAATGCAAGATTAAGACGTGATGGCAACGTCCAAAGCATCACATTGCAG AATGGTGGATGGAAGCATCTTTTTGTTGGCTTTGATGGTACAATGGAAACTGGTCTTCGTGGCCCAACAAACTTGTTTGGGCATCCAACAAACCAATTACTTGCAAACATAGACTTGGAGCTTTCACAATGGGATGCTGAATCAACAATAACAAAAATTGCCTTTGGGCACTTCCCTTTGTCTTTTTCAGCATTAACAGATGATGGACAAGGACTTAAAGATGTGTTCCTTAAGCACTCCTTGTCGGCTTATCTCTGTGGGCATCTTCATACAAAGTTTGGCAAGAACTTAAAACGACATCATCAATCAAATCATCCAACAAAGTATTATCAGTTCAACATTCATCAAGGATTTCCTACTAACATGGATGAACAGAGTTGTTCAAGTACTAATTCCAGCAAAGAATTTTGGGAATGGGAGATGGGCGACTGGAGATGGAGTAGAGCTATGAGAATATTGGCTATTGATTCTGGTCAAGTatcatatgttgatttagatttcAGATTAGGGTCCAAGGAGACTATTATATTACCTACTTTTCCTTTGGACTCAAGGTTCATGCAAAGAATTTCATCTGTCCATGATTTCAAATGTCAGCCGAAGAGAGGCTCATCTTACGAGCTGATAAGAACCCTGATATTTTCAAGAACTGAGATTGTGTTAGTTTCAGTGAAGGTATATGATACACGGCCTGAAACTCCTACTGTGGTACTAGATTCTTCCATGAGAAAGATTGAAGGGAATGGATCTAGAGGAGACCTGTATGTTGCTCCATGGAACTGGAGAGCATTTGAAGACCCATCTCCTAGCCGCTATCGGCTGCAAATAGAAGCAATAGACATTTTTGGCAAAACTAGTTACAGTGACTTAAGGCCATTCTCTATTAATGGCCTCACTGCACAAGTTAGTTGGACATGGAGAGAGTTTTTCGTAATGGGTTGCCAGTGGGCCTCCATTTACTGGCCTGCTTTTTGGTCTGCCCTCTTGTTTCTGACCTCATTACTTCTTGTTCCACAAGTTTTACTTCTGTGCTGGAAGAAGAATTACTCATATGAGTATGTCAGACCTAATTTTGCTGGAAGGAGTCTGAGGGAACATTTAGTTGATGGCGCATTTTTGGCTTTGATGGAACTCCCTAGGATGACTGTAGTATGGTTTGGGATCCTTATGTATTTGCTTTACTTGTTATTCTTCCCTTGGTTCTTTGGACATGTTTTCACTGAAAGAGGCATTGTGGCTTATATGACTTATCAAGGATGGTTTGTCCCAAATTTTAACAAAAACACTATGCTCCAGTATCTAGGGGTACCTGATGTCATGGTCGTG GGAAAAAGGAGGATGATTCTTTGGAACATAACCATGGGCAGACAAAGAATGCCAGTTCTTGTGATTCAAATTGCATATGGCGTCGACGCTGGTTTAGaaagtttctttttcttgttaCTGCAGTCATTTTGTGGAAGCACTGGAAG AATTGCAGAGCTTTGGTCAGGGCGTATGACATGA
- the LOC103992674 gene encoding uncharacterized protein LOC103992674 isoform X2 → MTLETEHGCDNQVRASIVEEPEGEMVGHFMVCVDGIIASAACFEPVNPGGSPQADGGAVEEGCSVSRTAIAGHKKKGGEMIECRICQEEGDECDMETPCACNGTLKFAHRKCIQKWCNKKGNITCEICNQVFAPNYSVPPSRPSPDVIAIDIRQSWGSRFDLRDSHFLAITAAEQELLNAEYEDYAAASASGIACCRTVALILMLLLLVRQIFNSSREVGLMQDISALFNVSLQFVGFFLPCYVIARSCYFIQSRRRRQV, encoded by the exons ATGACCTTGGAAACTGAGCATGGGTGTGACAATCAAGTCAG AGCAAGCATTGTAGAAGAACCTGAAGGAGAGATGGTAGGGCATTTCATGGTCTGCGTCGACGGGATCATCGCCTCGGCGGCGTGCTTCGAACCCGTGAATCCCGGCGGTTCTCCTCAGGCGGACGGCGGGGCGGTGGAGGAGGGCTGCTCGGTAAGCAGGACGGCCATCGCCGGTCACAAGAAGAAGGGAGGTGAGATGATCGAGTGCAGAATATGCCAGGAGGAAGGGGACGAGTGCGACATGGAAACCCCTTGCGCTTGTAATGGAACCCTCAAG TTTGCCCACAGGAAATGTATTCAGAAATGGTGCAATAAGAAAGGGAATATCACTTGTGAAATCTGCAACCAG GTTTTTGCCCCAAATTATTCTGTTCCCCCAAGCAGACCCAGTCCCGATGTAATTGCTATTGACATCAG GCAAAGTTGGGGTTCACGGTTTGATCTTCGTGATTCCCATTTTCTCGCCATAACTGCTGCAGAGCAGGAGTTACTAAATGCAGAATATGAGGATTATGCAGCTGCAAGTGCCAGTGGAATTGCCTGTTGCCGCACTGTTGCTTTAATT TTGATGCTTTTGTTGCTTGTTCGACAAATTTTTAATTCGTCGAGGGAAGTTGGACTGATGCAGGACATATCGGCATTGTTCAAT GTATCTCTCCAGTTCGTTGGCTTTTTCCTACCGTGCTATGTGATCGCACGTTCCTGCTACTTCATACAAAGCCGTAGGAGGCGGCAG GTCTAG